The DNA region GTTTCTTCAAACCAATTTAAATTCAGCGTATAATCGCATTGTTATTGTAATGCTCATGAAGGAGCTAACAGTGGAAACAGATAATGACTTGGTGGGAGTCAGCAGGCAGTTGAAATCGCTGCGAGGGTTTGACTCACACGCATTTAATCATTTATTGGAAGATACGACTCCTAATACCGTTTTGCGGATATTGGCGCGTTTTAGTGTATCGTTGAACGAATGCATTCCGGTTTTGGAGCAGGGAGCTACAACTGGGGACGCCGAGGCAGTGTGGAAGGCGGCTCATAAACTGGCCGGGTCTGCAGAGATGTTGGGGTTTAAGGAGTTTGGCAGAAATTCCAAAGAACTAAGCTGGCAACTGAAGCAATCCGCGCATATCGGCGCAAGTCAGGAAGAGGTGAACTTCTACTTGATGCAAGCCCGTGAGTTGGCAAAACAGCTTACGGATGTCTTTCCTAATCAGAAGCACTATCTCTAACAGCGGCTTTGTATCCTGCGCTCAGCACAGTCTCCACTTTGACGGAGCTGTCGCTGATCTTCTTGCGCAAGTGACTGACGTGGGCGTCAACCGTTCTTTCGGTCACATACTTGCCAACACCCCATACTTGATCGATGAGTTGCTCTCGGCTGTAGACTTGCCCTGGGCGGGCGCAAAGGATTTTCAGAATTTTGAATTCAAAAGGTGTCAGTTCGATTTGAACTGTGCCTGTCTTGGGGTTGCGCAGTTCAACACACATGCGATTTGAGTCGATATATAGATCACCCAATTGCACTTGCTGAGTGTTTTGCTGATAGGATTTAACGGCACGAAGTCTGGCATCAACACGGGCGCGCAATTCACTGGAGTTTGGTGGTTTTGAGATGTAATCATCCGCACCGATACCGAAGGCCGCGACCTTGCTGATGATATCATCGTCCGTGCTCAAAATGATAATTGGAACAGGTTTCGCTTTAAAAGAATCCTTCAGATCCGGAAGGATTTTCATCCCGTTTCCGTCTGGAAGTGAGATATCCAATAATACCAAATCGAAACTATCCCGTCCTGTTTGCACGATATTGAAAGCATCTGCAATAGATTCGGCTTGAGTTAACGTGTGGTCTTTTAAAACCGAACTCAAGTAAATAAAAAACTCAGTACTATCTTCGATGCACAGGATTTTTGCCATACAGGTGGATTTAAGCAGTGTTTTGCGAAATCATCAAATCATTTTAGCACAAAGCCAATCTCCAGGCCCGATCATTAATAAATCAGCGGGAGGTAGCCATGGAAAATTTATTGGCTCATGAGAACGAAAATATAGAGGCGATTCTTTCTAATATGATGTTGGATACGGAACCACGCCGATTCTTGATTGTTGAAGACGACACTGGGCAGTGGCCTTTGTGGGAAAGTATAATTCGATCCGGATTTCCCAACGCTCGAATTGACTGGGAAACTTCGGAAGCCGGAGCAGAAGCGCTTTTGCGGCATTCATTTCACACCGAGAAGCCTTACGATTTGGTTATTTCAGACGTATTTCTTGACGGCGATGACACAGGTATAGATTTGTGGTCCCGATATGGCGAAGCCTCGGATCATTTCGTTTTCGTCAGCAGTATGAGTCTGGGGAATTTTGACTCGCTCTTGCAGTCAGTTAGAAATACGACAGACCAATTGCCGTTTTATCTGCAGAAACCTCTGCAGGTACAAAAATGTAAAGAAATTTTACTGGCACTTTTATAGTTTAATTTTGAACCACAGGAGGATTCAGCATGACGAATGTAGAACTTAAAACAGACAAAATCGCCCTTCCCGAAAAGGATCAATTGCTCATCTCATGTGGTCGCATATTGGAGCGTCTGACTGCGACAGCGCCATCAGACAGCAGTATCAGCATGTCCATCGATTCACGTGGTGCTGACTTTATGGTCGATGTGGGAATTGTTTCCGGAGAACTGCGCTTTTCAATCAGCGCCGATGCAAAAAGTCCGTTCATCGCCTTGGAAAAAGCCAGTAAGGAAGCCTCAGAGCGCATCAAGAAGTGGTCGGCCACCAAGCAAGTGGACACGATGCCCGCAATAGTGGAATAGGGGCATCGATCACAGTAATTCAAATCATGGACAGGGAAGCGTCATGAAAACAAGAATTCTGATTGTCGAAGATGATTTATCATTGAAACCCATCTGGGAGCACATTCTGCGCCGGCAGTTTAATGACTTCCATTTGGATTGGTCCGTGAGCTGCGAGGAAGCGCAGAAACTTGTCAGCTCATCCATTGTGCGTGACGCACCTTACGCTTTAATTGTGACAGATTTATTCCTGTCGGGTGCGGGCACGGGCCTGGATCTGGTTCGATATTTGGCGCGCGCCGTGAAATCAAGCCCCATAATTCTTGTATCGGTTGTTGAAGAGACAGCACTCCGTGAAAAATACGGAGACTTGCTGTGCCGAATGCAGGTGCTGACAAAGCCTATCAGCGTTCCTTTGTGCGATCGCGCACTCGATAAACTATTCGGAGTGGACATCGCGTCCTCCAGCTAGGTTTAAATATGCAAAAGCATGCGACCATTTTCAAGAAAGTGGTTTTGGTGACCGGATGCACTTCCGGTCTGGGCAAAGCCATATGCGAAAGTCTGATTCGTTCCAGTCGATATCGGGTGGTGGTAACCGCACGGGGTCGCTCGTTCATGCGGCTGGCGGAAATTTTCCCTGAAAATGATGATACTTTGCACCTGCCTTTGGATGTCACAAGTGAAAGTGAGATTTCCAATGCAGTGAATGAGATCTGCCGGCGTTGGGGGAGGATTGATATACTTATTAATAATGCCGGTGTTTGTTTTCGGTCTGTCGTTGAACACATGGATGCCAATGCCGAAGACCTGCAAATGCGTACCAATTTTTTTGGGCCAGTTAACCTGATGAAATCTGTTTTGCCAATAATGCGTGAGCAGCGCTCGGGTCATATCATAAATATCTCGTCAGTGAGTGGCATGGTTTCAATGCCTACGATGGCTTCCTACAGTGCCTCCAAACATGCTCTGGAGGGTGTCAGTGAGGCCTTATGGTATGAATGTCGGCCCTACGGAATTCAAGTCAGCATTGTTCAGCCGGGATTTATCAATTCACCATCATTTCGCAATGTCATTTTGTCACGTAAAGCCCGACTCAGTTACGAGCTGCGCGGCCCGCATTCGGAATACTATGACTCGATGACTCCATTCATTGAAAACTTAATGGGTTATTCCATGAGTCGGCCTGAAGTCGTAGCCGCAAAAATTTTAAAACTGCTTGAGATGAAGAATCCACCGTTAAGAATCAAAGTGACCTTGGATGCGATTTTGTTTGGATTGTTGCGCAGATTGATTCCGGGATTCTGGTTTCACAAACTGATGTTCTATTTTTTACCAAGATCCGGACAGTGGGGAAATAAAAAATGGGCTCAGGAGGAGGGACCCCTGAGCCCACGGAGGAAAATATAATCTGCGCTTAAGCTTGAGTCGGCGCTGTAGTTACTGTTGCAGTTGCAGTTGCAGGAGCAGCCTGTTTTTGGGCTGCGTGCATTTGCTGGATCTGATGAGCTTGCTGCTGAGCCTGTTGTTGCGCTTGAGCCGCTGACACCTGAGCGATCTGAGTTACCACATTCTGAGCATGTTGTGCTTGTTGGTGGTAGTAATTCAGTTTCGCAACGTATTCTTTCAATGAGATGTTCTCTTGTTTCAGAACCACGGATTGGCTCAGTGTCTGTTGCAGGTGACTGAAGTAGTCCTGTGCTTCCAGGGATTTCTTATCCAAAGCCACTTTCATCTCGACGATCTTGGTTTCAGCCACAGAAGTCAGATTCTGCAAAACTTCATTCTGCTGTTGCGCGGATGCCTCGACTTCGCTGAAGGCCGTGGAGATCTTTTCGATTTCCTCGTTCAGGGAAGTGACCGTGGTATCGCGCTCTTCAATTGTTGCCATCAATTCCGAGTTGGCTTGCTCAAGATCTGATTTGTCCTGCTTCAGCTTTTGAATCTCAGCCTGAAGTTTTTCGTATTGTTGTTCCCACAAATCCTGCTCACGCGCCCAGGCACTTTTTGCTTTGGCAAACTCCATGGCAGTTTCGTCTTTCAATGCACGAGTCAGATCCAAATCTCTTTGCAGAATTTTGCTTCTTTCAAACATGGATTGAGAATATTTTTTTTCTTCGCCTTGAATTTGCAAAGCACGCGCTTTCAAACCTTGAATTTCAAGTTGCAGCTGCAAACTCAATTCTAACGATTTTGCAAGGTCCGAAGACATCTTGGCATTCGTTGCGCGTTCTGCGCTGAGTTGATCCGCCAACAGTTTCATCTGCGTATCCAACGTTTCAGATCCGTAAGAAAAGCTCTCTAGCGATTTGATTTTCTCGCGAAGATCTTCTTGTGAACCTTTCAAGTCAGAATTGAATTTCTTCATCTGCTCTTGCATTTGCTCGTACTTTGGCTGAGTTGGATGATTTTCATCCGCGTCACCATTGGTGCTGAGCTCGTTCAGTTTATTACAAATTTCATCAAATAATTTTTCGTGCTCTGGTACGGATGGATTTGTCATAGACTTTATTCTGGTCTATGGACTGAAGTCCGTCATTGAAAAATATTGACAAGACTTATGGCTCTCGATTTAGGTCCAGTGTGTGGAGGTACTAATGATCGTTGCGAAGTTGTTCCGATATGTCACAGCTCTGATTTTCGCTTTCAATTCCATTGCATTTGCGCAATCACATGATTCGCTTGGAATGAGTGATATCAAACCACCAGCCCAGGCATCGGAATACATTTTCCGTTCATCGCCTAAAGAATCTCTTATCAGTGTACAGCTCTTGGGTGCGGTTAATCGCCCTGGTATCTACTATGTGCCACCATCAACGGATTTGTTAAAGCTGATCACTTTGGCTGGAGGGTCCAGTTCATCCGGTGATATGTCAGAAATCCTGGTTAGAAAGTTAGAGCCCAAAACTTGGGCAGAAATCAAATCCAAGGCAGTGGAAGAGTATCAAGGTGCCTACGAAGTTGATGCTGAAAAGGTCATCAAGTATGGGGGAGGCAAACAGTTGAAGCTGGCTCAGGATGATTTCATTTATGTTCCCCAAAAATCCTACATGGTGAGCAGTGACACAGCGAGATCCATCACGATTGTCTCTTTGGTGCTTGGTATTGCGTTGACGGCGATCCTGATTGATAAGAATTCCGGACAAGGGCTTCACAAGTAATGATTCACGCCAAAGACGCCCGTATTTTATTTCTGATAAAATCTTTGGTGGCGTTAACTTTCCTGTGCAAAGTTTCATTGGGTGGGCTTTTGCCCATCCCGCGGGAGATTCCTTTTTTGATTTTTCAGCAAGGCATGCATCCTTATGTAAATGTTTTGCTGACACTGCTTTTGGGAATTCCACTGCTGTTGTTGTGGTTAAGAGTTCCTGTCAGACAACATCTTAGTGGTTTCTATAAGCTATTCGTCTTTTTCTTAATGATTATTCTGGCAGTACAAACTCTGCTGCAGATTCACTATGTGAATCCTGATGAGTCCGTGCTTTTTCAATTGGGAGCAATGTTGCTGTCCCTGTTTATGGTCGGAATATATGGGTTGATTATTCCCAGTTTGTGGAATGTTCAGGATTTTCTTAGGTTTGTGCAAAGGTGGGCGGGTGCACTAGTTCTACTTTCGTTGATTGTTTTGATCTTGTCTCCAGGATCAGCATTCAAGGGCGGCCGCTTTATTGGCGTCTTTAAGCATATTCCTCATATGGTTACCTGTGCGACGACGGCGTTCATTTTTTCTATGGGCACATTTCTTTTGGATCGAAAATTGAAACATAAGATTTGGGATGTGTTGATTTTGATCGCGAGTTTTACCGCCATTGTTCTGACGGGGACCAGGTCGTCAGCGGCAGCCGCAATGTTCGCTTTTCTGTTGACGATGATTCTGCATGAAACCAGAACCTCGCAAGGGCGCATGTTTAAGGTTATTGTCGTTTCACTGCTGACCACATTCACCTTGTTTTTCGGAATGCAAACCTACCAATTGGCTCACGAAATTGCCACCGGACATGCTTCTCTGGGGGGGCGTCAGGCTCAGGATGGAGTGGCCTCGCGATGGGAAGAGGTGGAGCGTGGATCAGAAATCTTTCAGCGTGAACCTTGGTTGGGGCAAGGCTTGGTATCAAAGTTTGCGTCGGGCAATGAAGTTGATGTCGGTAACTATAACTCCTTTAAGGATCCCCATAATATTTTTGTCTCTGCCGGAGTGGTCGGAGGTTGGCCACTTTTGGTTTTGGCGGCAATTGCATTGGGATTAATGACCATCGGTGCACTGAAGGCAATTAGATCCTTCAGCATAGCAAAACGACAGATTTCAATTTACCTCCTGGCACATGTACCTATTCTGGTTATTTATCACGTCCATCTGTCGATTGGTGGTATGGCGGATAGATTGTATTGGATGATCTTTGGCTTCGTCGCGGCTGCGGTCTTTGAGGAAGTTCGCTACAAGTCACTTTTAGGCCGCCCTTTTAAGTCTCTTGAACAACCTTTAGACAGTCAAAACGCATAAAAAGGGTTTCTACCGGATTCTGACGGGGCATGGATTCTGCTTAAGTGGAAGCGTTGTTAATTATTTCGCTAAAGGATGCAAACAATGAAAAAGCCAATTGCTATGCTATTTGGGTTCGGAATGTTGTCACTTACTGCATGCAGTAATGGATTTGAAGCTGCTCAACTGGATGTTTCAAACGCAATTAAAGCCAACCAAGCGGCGGCAACGTACGATGCATGGCACGCTTCCGAAGACAGCCCGGAACATGTATTTGAAAAATGGCGCGAAGAGATCAGCAAAGAAGGCATGACGGCGGCCGATGTCTGTCAGGCGTTGAAAGAGATGGACGTTAAGCATTTGACTTTGTTTGAACAAGAGTTGGATGCGGAAGTGAATCAGGACATCGTCAAGGACTGTGCAAGTGAACTTACTTCCAGATTGAATGACTACTATCGTGATGATCGTGCGACTTTGACGACAAATCTTGGAAACTTTTTTGACGGGGAAACCGTTTTCACAGCCCCAGGAAAACAAACTGTGGTTCTGCCGGGTGCCGGCGTTAATAAAACATCCCAATTCAAGTTCCAAACAATTGAACGTGCGATTGACACCAGAAACGGCTTTGATGGCACAGCAAGAGCCAACGGCAAACGTCTGCATGTGGGTCCAAAAGAAGTTGTATTGACGTTTGATGATGGTCCATCTCCTTATACAAAAACAATCCTGAAAACCCTTGCGGAAGTGGATGCCAAGGTCATGTTCTTTCATGTTGGCAGAAACGTGATTGCCAATAAAGAATACGTGAAAATGGTTGCTAATGACGGCCACGTTGTCGGAGGTCACTCGATGACTCATGCCAACCTGGGTAAGCTGGGTTTGCAAAGCGCGGAAAAGGAAATGTACGGCAGTTTGAACGCCATCCAATCGGTTCTTGGTTGGGCTCACCCGGTATTCAGATTCCCATACGGCAGTTCCAGATCTGATTTGAAAAACTCATTGAAGACACACCATGTGGGTGAGTTTTTCTGGAATGTTGACAGCTTGGATTGGAAGTCAGGTCGTTCAAACTCTGAAATGATTGAATTCACAATGAAACAAGTGCGCGCCAACAACGGTGGAATTGTTTTATTCCACGATATTCAAAAACGTACTATGGAAAGCCTTCCGCAGTTCCTTGCGGTGCTCCATAAAGAGGGCTACAAGATTGCAGTTCTTAGACCTACCAATGTGATGATGAGTCCTATCAAGCTTCCATAAAATGACTTCTGACTGCGCTGCGAGTGCAGTCAGATTAATTTCACCAAATTAATCCTCATTACAGAATAGACACAGGCCATCCTTTTGAAAGGATGGCAAAACTATGTGCTTGGGGGGATGAGTATGCAGGATCCAAACTTGGAGCCAGAGCTTAGTGTTGGTGAAATTCTAAAACTATATTTGTCACACTGGCGGATGTTCGTATTCTTCACAGCGATTCTTTTCGGCCTGAGTGTGCTTGTTTATGCAGTTAAGATCCCCTATATAGCCTCCACGACTGTGATCTTTAACGACTCACAGAACTCTTCAGTACAGGCCTTTACAACGCAGTACTTTGGCTTAAATAAATCCCTGCAGGAATCAAAAAAAGGCAGCAGCCTTTTGTCCAAACACATTGAGTATTTGAAAACCCGTGAGTTCTTTGAGGCGGTGCTAAGCAAGATCCCGGAACGGGGAGAATCCCCTCTTATATCAATGGAAGAGCGCAAAGGTTATGAAACTCTTCGCGACAAGTATTTAAGTAAAATTTCGACGACGCCAGAAAGCAAGATCGCCTTCCTGCAGAAGCTCGATGGCTGGATTCGCGCGCAACTGGATTCCGAGTTCGAAATCAAAATCACGGCGGCCACTCCCGATCGGGCGATGTCTTTGTTTTTGGTGAATACCGTTGTGCAAACCGGCAGCGAGCTTATGAAAAAGCGTGAAGCCCAGGAAATCAATCGCGTTGAGAACTTCATTATCGAACAGAAAAAAGACGCCGAT from Bdellovibrio sp. GT3 includes:
- a CDS encoding O-antigen ligase family protein produces the protein MIHAKDARILFLIKSLVALTFLCKVSLGGLLPIPREIPFLIFQQGMHPYVNVLLTLLLGIPLLLLWLRVPVRQHLSGFYKLFVFFLMIILAVQTLLQIHYVNPDESVLFQLGAMLLSLFMVGIYGLIIPSLWNVQDFLRFVQRWAGALVLLSLIVLILSPGSAFKGGRFIGVFKHIPHMVTCATTAFIFSMGTFLLDRKLKHKIWDVLILIASFTAIVLTGTRSSAAAAMFAFLLTMILHETRTSQGRMFKVIVVSLLTTFTLFFGMQTYQLAHEIATGHASLGGRQAQDGVASRWEEVERGSEIFQREPWLGQGLVSKFASGNEVDVGNYNSFKDPHNIFVSAGVVGGWPLLVLAAIALGLMTIGALKAIRSFSIAKRQISIYLLAHVPILVIYHVHLSIGGMADRLYWMIFGFVAAAVFEEVRYKSLLGRPFKSLEQPLDSQNA
- a CDS encoding response regulator transcription factor translates to MAKILCIEDSTEFFIYLSSVLKDHTLTQAESIADAFNIVQTGRDSFDLVLLDISLPDGNGMKILPDLKDSFKAKPVPIIILSTDDDIISKVAAFGIGADDYISKPPNSSELRARVDARLRAVKSYQQNTQQVQLGDLYIDSNRMCVELRNPKTGTVQIELTPFEFKILKILCARPGQVYSREQLIDQVWGVGKYVTERTVDAHVSHLRKKISDSSVKVETVLSAGYKAAVRDSASD
- a CDS encoding polysaccharide deacetylase family protein encodes the protein MKKPIAMLFGFGMLSLTACSNGFEAAQLDVSNAIKANQAAATYDAWHASEDSPEHVFEKWREEISKEGMTAADVCQALKEMDVKHLTLFEQELDAEVNQDIVKDCASELTSRLNDYYRDDRATLTTNLGNFFDGETVFTAPGKQTVVLPGAGVNKTSQFKFQTIERAIDTRNGFDGTARANGKRLHVGPKEVVLTFDDGPSPYTKTILKTLAEVDAKVMFFHVGRNVIANKEYVKMVANDGHVVGGHSMTHANLGKLGLQSAEKEMYGSLNAIQSVLGWAHPVFRFPYGSSRSDLKNSLKTHHVGEFFWNVDSLDWKSGRSNSEMIEFTMKQVRANNGGIVLFHDIQKRTMESLPQFLAVLHKEGYKIAVLRPTNVMMSPIKLP
- a CDS encoding SDR family oxidoreductase, which gives rise to MQKHATIFKKVVLVTGCTSGLGKAICESLIRSSRYRVVVTARGRSFMRLAEIFPENDDTLHLPLDVTSESEISNAVNEICRRWGRIDILINNAGVCFRSVVEHMDANAEDLQMRTNFFGPVNLMKSVLPIMREQRSGHIINISSVSGMVSMPTMASYSASKHALEGVSEALWYECRPYGIQVSIVQPGFINSPSFRNVILSRKARLSYELRGPHSEYYDSMTPFIENLMGYSMSRPEVVAAKILKLLEMKNPPLRIKVTLDAILFGLLRRLIPGFWFHKLMFYFLPRSGQWGNKKWAQEEGPLSPRRKI
- a CDS encoding SLBB domain-containing protein, translated to MIVAKLFRYVTALIFAFNSIAFAQSHDSLGMSDIKPPAQASEYIFRSSPKESLISVQLLGAVNRPGIYYVPPSTDLLKLITLAGGSSSSGDMSEILVRKLEPKTWAEIKSKAVEEYQGAYEVDAEKVIKYGGGKQLKLAQDDFIYVPQKSYMVSSDTARSITIVSLVLGIALTAILIDKNSGQGLHK
- a CDS encoding Hpt domain-containing protein, which gives rise to METDNDLVGVSRQLKSLRGFDSHAFNHLLEDTTPNTVLRILARFSVSLNECIPVLEQGATTGDAEAVWKAAHKLAGSAEMLGFKEFGRNSKELSWQLKQSAHIGASQEEVNFYLMQARELAKQLTDVFPNQKHYL